The segment AGAAGCTGAACGCCAAGATGTATGCCGAGGCCCAGCGCCTGGGCGTCAAGTACATCATCGGTGGCGAGTGCGGTCACATGTGGCGCGTGGTCAACCAGTACATGGATACCATGAACGGCCCGGCGGACTTCTTGGAGACCCCGGTCAGCCCCATTACCGGCACCCGCTTCGACAACGCTGCTGGAACTTCCATGATTCACATCACGGAGTTCACCGCCGACTTGATGAAGCACAATAAGCTGAAACTTGACCCCAGCCGCAACGACCACCTGCGGGTCACGTACCATGACTCCTGCAACCCTGCTCGCGCCATGGGCCTCTTGGATGAGCCACGCTACGTCATTCAGAACGTATGCAACAACTTCTACGAGATGCCCGAGGAAACCATCCGTGAAAAGACCTTCTGCTGCGCTGGCGGCTCGGGCCTGAACACGGACGAGTACATGGAAATGCGCATGCGCGGCGGTCTGCCCCGAGGCAACGCCCTGCGTTACGTGCAGGAAAAACACGACGTAAACATGCTCGCCACCATCTGCGCCATTGACCGCGCGACCCTGCCCCCGCTGGCCAATTACTGGGCCCCGGGTGTTGACGTCACGGGCGTCCACGAGATGGTCGCCAACGCTTTGGTGATGGACGGCGAGATTCCCAGAGAAGTGAACCTGCGGCAGGAACCCCTGCCGGGTGCCGAGTAAGGGAGGACTGACCTATGTTTGACGGTGGTAAGATCATTGCCGGAATCATCGTCTTTGTCGGCCTGATGACGTTCCCGTTCTGGTACAACGTCGGCCAGGCCGCCTATAAGACGCCCGAGCTGCAGCTTCCTCCCAAGGATGTCGCAACCCAGTGTGTAGAATCCGCTGAATGGATGCGGGCTGAGCACATGCAGCTCCTGGATAATTGGCGCGACTGGGTCGTACGCGATGGAAACCGCGTATACACCAGTAAGCAAAGCGGCGCTCACTTCGAGATGAGCCTCCAGAAGAGCTGCATGAAGTGTCACACCAGCAAGGAACAGTTCTGCGACAAGTGCCACACGGCCGCCGCAGTTGCTCCCTACTGCTGGGATTGCCACATCGCGCCCAAGGAGGAGAAATAATGAAAACCAATAGAAGACACTTCCTCAAAGTCGCCGGTGTGACGGCCATGGGACTTGCCGCCGGTGCTGGCACCGCGGCCGCTTCCTACCTGCCGCACTACGACCACGTGGCTCCCAACCACGACCACCTCACGGCTGGTCGCTGGGGCATGGTCATCGACACCAGGAAGTTCCACCATAAGGAAGACTTCCTGCCCCTGGTTGAAGCCTGTCACAAGTACCACAATGTGCCGACCATCCCTGGTAACCAGGAGATTAAATGGCTGTGGACAGATAGCTTCCACCACTCCTTCCCGAACAAGCACAACGAGTTCTTGGAAGAAAAGATGCACCACCAGGATTTCCTGCTGCTGTGCAACCACTGCAAGAACCCCCCGTGCGTTCGAGTCTGCCCCACGCAGGCAACCTACAAGCGTGCAGACGGCATCGTCATCATGGACATGCACCGCTGCATCGGTTGCCGCTTCTGTATGGCGGGTTGCCCCTACGGTTCCAGAAGCTTCAACTTCCAGGATCCACGCCCGTTCATTGCGGAGCAGAACACGGACTACCCCACCCGCACCAAGGGTGTGGTCGAGAAGTGTAACTTCTGCGCCGAGCGCCTTGCCGAAGGCAAGTTGCCCGCCTGTGTGGAAGCGTCTGAAGGCAAGCTGATCTTCGGTGATCTGAACAATCCCGAATCCGAGATCCGCCACATCCTTGCGGAGAACTACACCATCCGCCGTAAACCGGACCTGGGAACCGAGCCCAGCGTCTTCTACATCATCTAAGGTGGTGCGACATGCTTGAATATGCACTCAAAGGTGACAAGAAATACTGGATGTGGGTCGGCTTCCTCGGGCTGCTGATCTGCATCGGCGCCTACAGTTACCTCCAGCAGTTCCAACAGGGTTTGGTGCTGACCAATCTGAGCCGCGACGTATCCTGGGGCTTTTATATTGCCCAGCTGACCTATCTGGTCGGTGTTGCCGCCTCTGGCGTCATGCTGGTGCTGCCCTATTACCTGCACGACTATAAAAAGTTCGGAAACCTCGTGGTGTTTGGCGAGTTCATGGCCATTGGCGCCATCGTCATGTGCCTGCTGTTCGTCATCGTCGACCTGGGCCAGCCCCTGCGTCTGATGAACCTGATCATGAATCCGACTCCGAACTCCGTCCTGTTCTGGGATGCCATGGTCCTTAACGGATACATGGGCCTGAACATCGTGGTTGGCTGGGCCTCTCTGGAAGCCCAGAAAAAGGGCGTACCTTACGCCAAGTGGGTCAAGGTACTGGCAATCCTGTCCGTGCCCTTCGCCTTCTCCATCCACACCGTCACGGCGTTCCTGTACGCCGGTATCCCTGGCCGCCACTTCTGGCTGACCGCTATCCTGGCTGCCCGCTTCCTGGCGAGCGCCTTCTGTGCTGGTCCTGCCATCATGTTGCTGGCCTTGTTCGCCATGGAGAAGACCACCAAGTTCGAGCTTGGTAAAGACGCGGTCCAGATGCTGGCCCGGATCATCGCTTACGCCATGGTCTTCAACGTCTTCTTCTTCTTCCTTGAACTGTTCACTGCATTCTACTCCAACATCCCCGGACACATGCACTCCATCGTGTATCTGTTCTCGGGCCTTGATGGCTACAATGCCATGGTGCCCTACTTCTGGGCAGCTGCGTTCATGGCTCTCCTGTCTCTGGCTCTGCTCATTCCGAGCACCACACGCAAGTGCAAGCCCGTCCTGATCTTCGCGCTGATCATCCTGATCGCCGCCACCTGGATCGACAAGGGCATGGGCCTCGTGGTCGCCGGTTTCATCCCCAACATGTTCGAAGGCGTGACCGAATACATGCCGTCGAGCACCGAGCTTCTGATCTCCATGGGCATCTATGCCATTGGCGCGCTCATCGTGACCGTGCTGTGGAAGATCGCTGTTTCCGTGAAGAAGGAAGCTGCAGCCTAACTCACCGGACGTTAGGCCCCTATACAGTGCTGAAGGCCCGTTCCCGAAAGGGGGCGGGCCTTTTTCCTTGGGTATGCCGCTTCGCCAGCCAGGAACACTGACCTTCCGGCACTCTCATGCAGGTAAGCGTACTCACCCCATTGACCAGGCAAGCTCATTGCGCGGGCAACATCTGTTGGCCCAAAGCACGCTGCCCGCTCCTCCCCCCAGCAACGCATAAGCAGCAGTTTCTGCCACGGCACCCGGCATCAGAACAGTCCCTGCCCCCAGACCGGCACAGGACCAGACTCGTGGCATTGCCGCTGGGCAATAATTACAGATCGGATTGCCACCTCCGCTCGCACTCAAAGAGTGATCATCAACGAGGCATGAACGCCCGACTCGTTCATTTCTCCGTCCCTGGCGCACTCGCCCTCTCTCTGAAAAGCAAAACCGCCCGATGCAGCGTTGTTGCACCGGGCGGTGGATCGGATCAAAGTAAACACAGAGGAACGTCCCATTCCTGGGCGTCGCCCTGCTTAAGACGGCCCCTAGGGCGTCACTGTCAGCGTATAGCCCTTGTCCCAGATCAGATACTTCTTGGCCAGATTCTGAAGGTCTTTCGGCGTCAGAGTCCTGGCCTTGTCCAGGCTTGTGCGATTGTAATCCAGCGGGAATCCACGAACCAGCAACCCAGCGGCTTCGCTACTGCGCGAAGACAGACTCTGGTGCTCGCGGTAATAGTCGCCTTCCAGCAAGTTCTTGGCGCGATCGATCTCCTCAACGGAGAGCGTATTGGCATGCAGATCGGCCACTGCCGTCTCGAATCCGGCCAGAGCCTGCTCGGTCTTATCCGGGTAGGTACCAATATAGAAGGCCAGGAATCCGGACTCAGGCGCCTGCCACAAGAGGGCGGTGACGGTGTACCCCAAGCCCTGCTTGTCGCGCAGTTCGCGGA is part of the Desulfovibrio ferrophilus genome and harbors:
- the dsrJ gene encoding sulfate reduction electron transfer complex DsrMKJOP subunit DsrJ, producing the protein MFDGGKIIAGIIVFVGLMTFPFWYNVGQAAYKTPELQLPPKDVATQCVESAEWMRAEHMQLLDNWRDWVVRDGNRVYTSKQSGAHFEMSLQKSCMKCHTSKEQFCDKCHTAAAVAPYCWDCHIAPKEEK
- the dsrO gene encoding sulfate reduction electron transfer complex DsrMKJOP subunit DsrO, which gives rise to MKTNRRHFLKVAGVTAMGLAAGAGTAAASYLPHYDHVAPNHDHLTAGRWGMVIDTRKFHHKEDFLPLVEACHKYHNVPTIPGNQEIKWLWTDSFHHSFPNKHNEFLEEKMHHQDFLLLCNHCKNPPCVRVCPTQATYKRADGIVIMDMHRCIGCRFCMAGCPYGSRSFNFQDPRPFIAEQNTDYPTRTKGVVEKCNFCAERLAEGKLPACVEASEGKLIFGDLNNPESEIRHILAENYTIRRKPDLGTEPSVFYII
- the dsrP gene encoding sulfate reduction electron transfer complex DsrMKJOP subunit DsrP, with translation MLEYALKGDKKYWMWVGFLGLLICIGAYSYLQQFQQGLVLTNLSRDVSWGFYIAQLTYLVGVAASGVMLVLPYYLHDYKKFGNLVVFGEFMAIGAIVMCLLFVIVDLGQPLRLMNLIMNPTPNSVLFWDAMVLNGYMGLNIVVGWASLEAQKKGVPYAKWVKVLAILSVPFAFSIHTVTAFLYAGIPGRHFWLTAILAARFLASAFCAGPAIMLLALFAMEKTTKFELGKDAVQMLARIIAYAMVFNVFFFFLELFTAFYSNIPGHMHSIVYLFSGLDGYNAMVPYFWAAAFMALLSLALLIPSTTRKCKPVLIFALIILIAATWIDKGMGLVVAGFIPNMFEGVTEYMPSSTELLISMGIYAIGALIVTVLWKIAVSVKKEAAA